One genomic window of Hymenobacter sp. J193 includes the following:
- the nuoL gene encoding NADH-quinone oxidoreductase subunit L: protein MQETVLPAAGAPYPTILYVLIPLLPFLGFLINGLLNRRLSGTVAGAISSLAVLGSFAISVFLFLNFQYQYTVTLFDWISVGSLQIPFSYQIDQLSLIMLLLVTGVGFLIHVYSIGYMHHDENVGKFFSFLNLFVFSMLVLVLGANFVILFIGWEGVGLCSYLLIGFWNKNTSYNNAAKKAFIINRVGDLGFLLGIFLIYLTFGSVQFGEVFQKAALNQFGPYTVSIVTVITLLLFVGATGKSAQLPLYTWLPDAMAGPTPVSALIHAATMVTAGIYMILRANVLFTLAPDTLEVIAIIGAATALFAATIGLAQNDIKKVLAYSTVSQLGYMFLALGVMGYSTSLFHVLTHAFFKALMFLGAGSVIHAMSNEQDMRRMGGLRKALPITFITFLIGCLAIAGIPPFSGFFSKDEILLHAFEHSKVLYAVGLFTAFLTAFYMFRLLFLTFFGEFRGTAEQKHHLHESPASMTLPLVVLAILAAVGGFMNAPFFLGENNAYLANFLAPLFTYSQKINPAAFAVHADHATELMLIGLSVGAGVLGIILAYVQYVSRGVRPVEDGQSRGFLENLIYHKYYIDELYNALIVRPIMWLSNGLFRYVENGIIDPIVNGFGRLTMGGGQLLRYVQTGSVETYLILMVVGIVLVLALNFGKF from the coding sequence ATGCAAGAAACTGTACTACCTGCTGCTGGCGCACCGTACCCCACGATTCTGTACGTGCTCATTCCGCTGCTGCCGTTCCTGGGCTTTCTCATCAACGGGCTGCTCAACCGCCGGCTCTCGGGCACGGTGGCCGGGGCCATCAGCAGCCTGGCCGTGCTGGGCTCGTTCGCCATTTCGGTGTTTCTGTTCCTGAATTTTCAGTACCAGTACACCGTCACGCTGTTCGACTGGATTTCGGTCGGCTCCCTGCAGATTCCCTTTTCTTACCAGATCGACCAGCTCAGTTTGATTATGCTGCTGCTCGTGACGGGCGTGGGCTTCCTGATTCACGTCTACAGCATCGGCTACATGCACCACGACGAGAACGTGGGCAAATTCTTTTCCTTCCTGAACCTGTTCGTGTTCAGCATGCTGGTGCTGGTGCTGGGCGCCAACTTCGTGATTCTGTTTATCGGCTGGGAAGGCGTGGGGCTGTGCTCCTACCTGCTCATCGGCTTCTGGAACAAGAACACCAGCTACAACAATGCCGCCAAGAAAGCCTTCATCATCAACCGCGTCGGCGACCTGGGCTTCCTGCTCGGCATCTTCCTGATTTACCTCACCTTCGGCTCCGTGCAGTTTGGGGAGGTTTTCCAGAAAGCTGCCCTAAACCAGTTCGGGCCTTATACCGTGAGCATCGTCACGGTGATTACGCTGCTGCTGTTCGTGGGCGCTACCGGTAAATCGGCCCAGCTGCCGCTCTACACCTGGCTGCCCGACGCCATGGCTGGTCCTACCCCGGTTTCGGCCCTGATTCACGCCGCCACCATGGTTACGGCGGGTATCTACATGATTCTGCGCGCCAACGTGCTGTTCACGCTGGCCCCCGATACGCTCGAGGTTATTGCCATCATCGGCGCGGCCACGGCCCTGTTTGCGGCCACCATCGGCCTGGCCCAGAACGACATCAAGAAGGTGCTGGCTTACTCCACCGTTTCGCAGCTGGGCTACATGTTCCTGGCCCTGGGCGTAATGGGCTACAGCACTTCCCTGTTCCACGTACTCACGCACGCTTTTTTCAAGGCGCTAATGTTCCTGGGCGCGGGCTCCGTGATTCACGCCATGAGCAACGAGCAGGACATGCGCCGCATGGGCGGCCTGCGCAAAGCTTTGCCCATTACGTTCATCACCTTCCTGATTGGCTGTTTGGCCATTGCCGGCATCCCGCCTTTCTCGGGCTTCTTCTCCAAAGACGAAATCCTGCTGCACGCCTTCGAGCACAGCAAGGTGCTGTACGCGGTAGGCTTGTTCACCGCCTTCCTGACGGCTTTCTACATGTTCCGCCTGCTGTTCCTCACCTTCTTCGGCGAGTTCCGGGGCACCGCGGAGCAGAAGCATCACCTGCACGAGTCGCCGGCTTCCATGACGCTGCCGCTTGTTGTGCTGGCGATTCTGGCGGCCGTGGGGGGCTTTATGAACGCGCCCTTCTTCCTGGGCGAAAACAACGCCTACCTCGCCAACTTCCTCGCGCCGCTGTTCACCTACTCGCAGAAAATCAATCCGGCTGCTTTCGCGGTACACGCCGACCACGCTACGGAGCTTATGCTCATCGGCCTTTCGGTGGGCGCGGGTGTGCTGGGCATCATCCTGGCCTACGTGCAGTACGTGAGCCGCGGGGTGCGCCCGGTGGAAGACGGCCAGTCACGCGGCTTCCTTGAAAACCTGATCTACCACAAGTACTACATCGACGAGTTGTACAACGCCCTGATTGTGCGCCCCATCATGTGGCTTTCGAACGGCCTGTTCCGCTACGTCGAAAACGGTATCATCGACCCCATCGTGAACGGCTTCGGTCGCCTGACTATGGGTGGGGGCCAACTCCTGCGCTACGTGCAGACCGGCTCCGTGGAAACCTACCTCATCCTGATGGTAGTGGGCATCGTGCTGGTGCTGGCGCTGAACTTCGGGAAGTTTTAA
- a CDS encoding NuoM family protein, with product MLTVLLLLWPVAAALLLHFFKGRAARVPALGAALVELALAAYAAFTFNTNHAGQFAYDLNWIPSAGIRFAVGMDGLSLLLVLLTAVLVPIILLSAFRRNFENESVFYALVLFMQTGLVGVFTAQDAFLFYFMWEVALIPIYFLAGVWGGVNRARVTFKFFLYTIIGSLFMLAGFVYLYFQTGPSADGLSAHNSALASFYNLNLPAATQVWVFWLIFAAFAVKMPIFPFHTWQPDTYTEAPAPATMLLSGIMLKMGIYGCMRWLIPVVPLGTDYWQNLVLILAIIGIIYGAIIAIRQQDVKRLIAYSSLSHVGLMIAGVFSLTQMGMQGAAIQMLAHGVNVVGMFFIADAIERRTGTRNIADLGGLTRKAPVLTVCFLVLLLGTVALPLTNGFVGEFLLLAGVYEFNAWMGAVAGVTIILGAVYLLRMFQRVMLGPDSSFTETFTDLTGAELALLVPLIVLVFWIGLFPNTFLHLSEGSVLGILNEVVNR from the coding sequence ATGCTCACCGTCCTTCTCCTACTCTGGCCCGTGGCGGCCGCCCTGCTGCTGCACTTCTTCAAAGGCCGTGCGGCCCGGGTTCCGGCGCTGGGCGCGGCCCTGGTTGAACTTGCGCTGGCCGCTTACGCTGCCTTCACCTTCAACACCAACCACGCCGGCCAGTTCGCCTACGACCTGAACTGGATTCCCTCGGCCGGCATCCGCTTCGCGGTGGGCATGGACGGGCTGAGCTTGTTGCTGGTGCTCTTGACGGCCGTGCTGGTACCCATCATTCTGCTGAGCGCCTTCCGCCGCAACTTCGAAAACGAGTCGGTATTCTACGCGCTGGTGCTGTTTATGCAAACCGGCCTAGTGGGCGTATTCACGGCCCAGGATGCCTTCCTGTTCTACTTCATGTGGGAGGTGGCCCTGATTCCGATTTACTTCCTGGCCGGCGTGTGGGGCGGCGTGAACCGGGCCCGCGTTACGTTCAAGTTCTTCCTTTACACCATCATCGGCTCGCTGTTCATGCTGGCCGGCTTCGTGTACCTCTACTTTCAGACCGGCCCCTCGGCTGATGGCCTGTCGGCCCACAACTCGGCCCTTGCCTCGTTCTACAACCTGAACCTGCCGGCTGCAACGCAGGTATGGGTGTTCTGGCTGATTTTCGCGGCCTTCGCCGTGAAGATGCCCATCTTCCCCTTCCACACCTGGCAGCCCGATACCTACACTGAGGCCCCGGCGCCGGCTACCATGCTGCTCTCGGGCATCATGCTCAAAATGGGCATCTACGGCTGCATGCGCTGGCTGATTCCGGTGGTACCGCTCGGCACCGACTACTGGCAAAACCTGGTCCTGATCCTGGCCATCATCGGCATCATCTACGGGGCCATTATTGCTATTCGGCAGCAGGATGTGAAGCGGCTCATTGCCTACTCCTCCCTTTCCCACGTGGGGTTGATGATTGCCGGCGTGTTTTCGCTGACCCAGATGGGCATGCAGGGCGCCGCCATCCAGATGCTGGCCCACGGCGTGAACGTGGTGGGTATGTTCTTCATTGCCGACGCCATTGAGCGCCGCACCGGCACCCGCAACATTGCCGACCTGGGCGGCCTCACCCGCAAAGCCCCCGTGCTCACGGTTTGCTTTCTGGTGCTGCTGCTGGGCACGGTAGCCTTGCCCCTCACCAACGGCTTCGTGGGTGAGTTCCTGCTGCTGGCAGGCGTGTACGAGTTCAACGCCTGGATGGGCGCGGTAGCCGGCGTCACCATTATTCTGGGCGCGGTGTATTTGCTGCGCATGTTCCAGCGCGTGATGCTCGGCCCCGATTCCTCGTTCACCGAAACCTTCACCGACCTCACCGGCGCCGAGCTGGCTTTGCTGGTACCGCTCATCGTGCTGGTGTTCTGGATTGGCTTGTTCCCGAACACGTTCCTGCACCTGTCGGAAGGCAGTGTGCTGGGCATCCTGAACGAAGTAGTAAACCGCTAA